Proteins from a single region of Punica granatum isolate Tunisia-2019 chromosome 8, ASM765513v2, whole genome shotgun sequence:
- the LOC116189372 gene encoding putative disease resistance protein RGA3, which produces MAALDLWNVAHSISAQIRSLFSQEIRLVLGVKAELQKLRTAVSAIITSGLLREFEDRRFEAESVKDWFVKLGDALHDADRLLDDIRTEVFRRRVMGGDKRILNEVRIFFSSSNQLLYAIKMAHRVKEVRERIDATWHDRFLFQLEGNSNLIGSLVENRVMRETYPYDPQPYVIGRDKDKNEVIEFLLTDFDENVTVLPIVGIGGLGKTTLARLVFNDMCVKQHFELKLWVCISANFDVQNILRKILRECIASEELNANLDMHELQKKVGEKLDGKKFLLVLDDAWNENPREWLKLHGLLQNGAKGSKILVTTRTPRVARTMTDALHELSGLSEEESLSLLKRITRKEALEWRNQNLEMVAKEILKKCAGVPLAIMTIGRLLLFSRNAKEDWPKFKNIDLWRINQEEGDIMPSLKMSYDFLPSHLKQCFAYCSVFPKDYELEPRELVHLWMAQGFIKHRGSSMNTIEEVGYNYFTELLSRSFFQDIEEDLYGNIVRCKMHVLMHELAQFVAGNVCITIDSSNAIKFQGGVRHVSIIATEDYEWNGFERDRTVRSLFLIAGKRISIGHLDFSYFRNLRALRLQDVVWDVTSQSIGELKHLRSLDLSKNDKLSYLPNSVSNLCNLERLNLRECHRLQELPRGITRLVNLRHLEVSGCSRLMHLPSGIEKLTSLQTLDMFVVGEKQNSHAARFNEMSRLTRLRKQLTIQHLERLESISGEVDAFFSMEKFVLQCLELHWDTNVVMANAGEVLERLRPRRNLEGLKIAGYGGPRLSSWISLLDKLVQIEIIDCHQCSHLPPLDQLPSLKRIYLSRLRDLEFIELSENSGTSQSFYPSLEEITLSSLHGFRGWKRRGNRIEEEDDDDDDSLLILHAFSDKVKFSIEDCPRFSYRHGQQLLQLGGTTSKI; this is translated from the coding sequence ATGGCCGCACTGGATCTCTGGAACGTTGCACATTCCATCAGCGCACAGATCCGTTCCCTCTTCTCCCAAGAGATCCGCCTAGTACTCGGTGTGAAAGCTGAGCTCCAGAAACTTCGGACCGCTGTCTCGGCCATCATCACTAGTGGCTTGCTTCGTGAGTTTGAAGATAGACGATTTGAGGCTGAGTCCGTGAAGGATTGGTTCGTGAAGCTAGGAGATGCGCTTCACGATGCTGATCGCCTGCTGGATGACATCCGTACTGAAGTTTTCCGCCGGAGAGTGATGGGAGGAGATAAGCGGATCCTCAATGAGGTGCgtatcttcttctcctcttctaaCCAGCTCCTCTATGCCATTAAGATGGCTCACCGAGTCAAGGAAGTCCGGGAGAGGATTGATGCTACTTGGCATGATAGGTTCCTCTTTCAGCTCGAGGGAAACAGTAATCTTATTGGGAGTTTGGTGGAGAACCGGGTCATGCGAGAAACTTATCCCTATGATCCACAACCATATGTGATTGGAAGAGATAAGGACAAGAATGAAGTCATCGAATTCTTACTTACTGATTTTGATGAAAATGTCACCGTCCTCCCAATAGTGGGTATTGGTGGCCTAGGGAAAACGACATTGGCAAGACTCGTATTCAACGATATGTGCGTGAAGCAGCACTTCGAATTGAAGCTCTGGGTTTGTATCTCAGCCAATTTTGACGTGCAGAATATTCTGAGGAAGATATTACGAGAATGCATTGCTAGCGAGGAACTAAATGCAAATCTCGACATGCATGAATTGCAGAAAAAGGTTGGAGAAAAGCTCGATGGAAAGAAGTTTCTGCTTGTGTTAGATGATGCGTGGAATGAGAATCCGCGTGAGTGGTTGAAACTTCACGGACTTCTTCAAAATGGCGCAAAAGGAAGTAAGATATTGGTGACCACACGTACTCCTCGAGTGGCCAGAACTATGACGGATGCATTGCATGAATTAAGTGGCTTATCCGAGGAGGAATCACTGTCCCTGCTAAAGCGAATTACAAGGAAGGAAGCACTTGAGTGGAGGAATCAAAATTTAGAAATGGTCGCAAAAGAAATCCTAAAGAAATGTGCAGGTGTTCCCCTTGCGATTATGACGATCGGGCGACTGCTATTATTCTCGAGAAATGCCAAAGAAGATTGGCCGAAATTCAAGAATATTGATCTATGGAGAATAAACCAAGAGGAAGGTGATATCATGCCATCACTTAAGATGAGCTACGATTTTCTGCCATCACACTTGAAACAGTGCTTTGCTTATTGCAGCGTGTTTCCAAAAGATTATGAGCTAGAACCACGTGAGCTCGTTCATCTTTGGATGGCACAGGGGTTTATTAAACACCGAGGCAGCAGTATGAACACCATCGAAGAGGTTGGTTACAATTATTTTACGGAGCTGCTGTCAAGATCCTTTTTCCAGGATATAGAAGAAGATCTGTATGGTAACATCGTAAGATGCAAAATGCATGTTTTGATGCATGAACTTGCACAGTTTGTGGCGGGAAATGTTTGCATCACCATTGATAGCTCAAATGCAATAAAGTTCCAAGGAGGGGTTCGTCATGTATCCATAATTGCTACGGAAGATTATGAGTGGAATGGATTCGAGAGAGACAGAACAGTAAGGTCCCTATTTCTTATTGCTGGAAAGAGGATCAGCATTGGTCATTTggatttttcatattttagaAATCTGCGGGCACTGCGTCTTCAAGATGTCGTCTGGGATGTGACATCCCAGTCAATCGGTGAACTGAAGCATTTGAGGAGCCTCGATCTCTCGAAGAATGATAAGTTAAGTTATCTTCCAAATTCCGTAAGCAATTTGTGCAACTTGGAGAGGCTCAATCTCAGAGAGTGTCATAGGCTTCAAGAATTACCAAGGGGCATTACAAGGTTAGTCAATTTAAGGCATCTTGAAGTGAGTGGATGTTCGAGGTTAATGCATCTGCCTAGTGGGATCGAGAAGTTGACTAGTTTGCAAACGTTAGATATGTTCGTGGTTGGAGAGAAACAGAACTCGCATGCTGCCCGGTTCAATGAGATGAGCAGACTTACGCGATTGAGGAAACAACTGACTATTCAGCACTTGGAAAGATTAGAAAGTATTTCGGGAGAGGTTGATGCTTTCTTCTCAATGGAGAAGTTTGTTCTTCAATGTTTGGAACTACATTGGGACACGAACGTGGTTATGGCCAATGCAGGAGAGGTTTTAGAAAGACTTCGACCCCGTCGAAATCTGGAAGGATTGAAGATAGCAGGTTATGGTGGTCCTAGGCTTTCATCCTGGATTTCTCTGCTAGATAAATTAGTCCAGATTGAGATTATTGATTGTCATCAATGCAGTCATCTACCACCTCTAGATCAGCTCCCTTCCCTCAAAAGAATCTACTTGTCTAGGTTGAGGGATTTGGAGTTCATCGAATTATCAGAGAATAGTGGGACATCGCAGTCTTTCTATCCATCCTTAGAAGAAATAACGCTGTCATCTTTACACGGATTCAGAGGATGGAAGAGGAGGGGCAAtagaattgaagaagaagatgatgatgatgatgattcatTATTAATACTCCACGCATTCTCTGACAAGGTCAAGTTCTCCATAGAAGATTGCCCGAGATTCTCATACAGGCATGGACAACAGCTACTACAACTGGGGGGAACCACGAGTAAAATTTAA